The Rana temporaria chromosome 4, aRanTem1.1, whole genome shotgun sequence genome contains a region encoding:
- the LOC120936002 gene encoding E3 ubiquitin/ISG15 ligase TRIM25-like encodes MAFSDARKELDCSICLNIYTNPVTLRCGHNFCRDCIEGVLDTQRDSGVYCCPECREESQERPELIRNITLRNIIERLQSTKPEEEEKESQIFCTYCIHSPVPAVKSCLLCEASLCDDHLRIHSKSPQHVLSDLTTPQKNRKCSVHENILEYYCTEDSACLCGSCRLHGDHQEHQVEALEEASEKRKENLTNALQELLKKKKELEESVEILQKYKRKVQDGADEVTKRVTAIFRDIRRQVDILERRVLNTISRQAEKVSFPASDLLQDLEIKKDDLSRKICHIEKICNMTDPLTFLQESDTGDLCDTEDEDEEDKERRNKLLHCGGGTGCDWNLTHITYRIV; translated from the coding sequence ATGGCGTTCTCTGATGCGAGGAAGGAGCTGGACTGTTCCAtctgtctgaacatttatacCAATCCTGTGACACTGAGATGtggacacaacttctgccgggACTGTATAGAAGGTGTTCTGGATACACAGAGGGATTCCGGAGTTTATTGCTGTCCTGAATGCAGAGAAGAGTCCCAGGAGCGGCCTGAACTTATCAGGAACATTACACTGCGCAACATAATAGAGAGATTACAATCTACCAaaccggaggaggaggagaaggagagccagatcttctgtacatactgtattcactctcctgtacctgctgttaaATCTTGTCTGCTGTGTGAAGCTTCTCTATGTGATGACCACCTGAGAATCCACAGCAAGTCACCCCAACATGTCCTATCTGACCTCACCACTccccagaagaacaggaaatgctCCGTCCATGAGAATatcctggagtattactgcacCGAGGACTCGGCCTGTCTCTGTGGGTCCTGCAGGCTGCATGGAGACCATCAGGAACACCAGGTGGAGGCTCTGGAGGAGGCCTCTGAGAAGAGGAAGGAGAACCTGACCAATGCTCTGCAGGAgttattgaaaaagaaaaaggagctaGAGGAGAGTGTGGAGATTCTGCAAAAATACAAGAGAAAAGTACAAGACGGTGCAGACGAGGTAACCAAGAGAGTCACTGCCATATTCAGAGACATCAGGAGACAAGTGGACATCCTGGAGAGGAGAGTTCTTAATACGATTTCCAGGCAGGCGGAGAAAGTCTCATTCCCAGCCTCTGATTTATTGCAGGATCTGGAGATAAAGAAGGATGATCTGTCCAGGAAGATTTGTCACATCGAGAAGATATGTAACATGACGGACCCACTGACTTTcctacaggaatcagacacaggtgacttgtgtgatactgaggatgaggatgaggaggacaAAGAGAGACGTAATAAACTCCTTCATTGTGGGGGGGGAACTGGATGTGACTGGAATCTCACACACATTACATACAGGATTGTTTGA